CTGGATGCTCGCCTCGAGCGCCGGCCGTGCTGCGGCGAGGCCGTCCAGATGGATCACGGTGCGCTGGAAGAAGCGCCCACCCTCGGAGTCCGTGGAGTGCTGATCGAGCGAGATGATGTTCGCTCCGTGCTCGGCGAGGACGCCGGCGACAGCGGCGACGATGCCAGGCTGGTCGTCGCAGGCGATCAGCAGGCGCGCGGTATCAGGCTGATTCATGGATGCTCCTTGCAGGGGGTCTTGCTCGATTCTGCCGCTCCGAGCGCCGTCCCCGCGAATCGACGGCGATCTGGGCGGACGAGGGAGCGCAGGATCGCTACCCTGAATGCGTGACTCCCAACGATGCCGCGCTCGTGCTGATCCCCGCGCTCGCGGTGGTCGCACCACTGCTGGCGCGGATGCTGCGCCCGCTGCTGCGCGTGCCGATCGTCGTGTTCGAGCTCCTCCTCGGCATCCTCGTGGGCCCGGCGGTCCTCGGCTGGATCGCACCGCATGACGTCATCGACACGCTCGCAGACTTCGGGCTCGCGATGCTGTTCTTCATCGCGGGCACCGAGATCGTCTTCGCCGGCATCCGCCGAGCCACACTCGCTCGGGCGTCACTCGGCTGGCTGCTGAGTCTCGCGGCGGGCATCGGGATCGGACTCTTCTTCGCCCCCGGAGAGGGGATGGTCGTCGTCGGCATCGCGCTGAGTTCGACAGCACTCGGCACGCTGCTCCCGATCCTGCGCGACACGGGCGATCTGCCGACCCCCTTCGGTGTGGCGGTCACCGCGATCGGGGCGGTTGGCGAGTTCCTTCCGCTCGTCGCGATCTCGATCTTCCTCAGCACCCGCACAACGCTGACCGCAGCACTCGTGCTCGTCGGATTCGTCGTGCTCTCGATCGTCGCGATCGTGATCGCGCGTCGTGCGCCCCACGGTCAGCTGCACGGGATCGTGCGCGCGACGCTGCACACCTCGGAGCAGTTCGGGGTGCGCTTCGTGCTCATGCTGATCGCCGCGCTGGTGGTGCTCAGCCTCGTGCTCGATCTCGACATGCTGCTGGGCGCCTTCGTGGCGGGGATCGTCTGGCGTCTGGTCATGGCCCGCGCGCCGGAGGCGGATGGCGAGGCGATCGAGAGCAAGGTCGAGGCGATCGCCTTCGGCTTCCTCGTGCCGATCTTCTTCCTCTCCACGGGCGTGAACTTCGACCTCGACGCGCTCGTGAGCGACCCCGCGGTGCTCGCGCTCGTGCCGATCTTCCTGGTCGCTCTGCTCGTGATCCGGGGCGCTGCGGCGCAGCTGTCGGCGCCGACAGGTTCCTCGGTGCGGGATCGGGGCGCGCTCGGGCTCTTCGCGGCCACCGGCCTTCCGATCATCGTGGCGGTCACCGCAATCGGCGTCGAGCAGCAGATGCTGGATTCCGGCGTCGCCGCAGCGCTCGTCGGTGCCGGGATGCTCTCGGTGCTGCTGTTCCCCGTGCTGGCGATGTCGCTGCGCGGCGAGCGGGTTCCCGCCGCCGTACCTCAGGGGGAGCTGTGACGACAACGCGCACACTCATCGCCGACGCCCGCCGCATCCTCTCGGACGTGCCTCAGGAGGCGCTCGGAGTCGACAAGATCTCGCGGTGGCGGGCTCCCCGCATCGTGCGGGTGGGTGCGGCCTGGCACATCGGGGTGCTGCTGATCGACGAGTCCCGGGTGCTGGCCACCGCAGAGGTACTGCGAGCTGCGGACCCCGGACGCCGCGGATACACGGCCGAGTCGGCGCGTGCCAGAGCGGAGCGCCGCGCGCAGGCGCTGCGCGGAGGCTTCACAGCGGGGGAGACGGTGCACGTCGGGTGGGAGGAGATCGACGTGGATGCCGTCGACCGGGGCTCCTCGTCGGGTCCGCTCGCACTCATCGACGGAGTGCCGTCGGTGCGGTGGTCATCGACCGGCGGCTACATGCCGTTGGAGGGCTACCTGCGCGAACGCATCGCGCTGCTGCGCGGCGACGGGCTCTGAGCCCTCACACGGCGAACGTCTGCGCGAACCGACGCAGCAGCTGCGGCGGTTCGGTGACATCGGCCTGAAGCACGGCGGCGGCCACGGCGTCGAAAGCGGTGGGGTCGAAGTACCCGGTCGAACGGTAGAAGTGCATGCGATCAGCGAAGTCTCGCGGCGTTGGTTCCGGATGGAACTGCGTCGCATACAGACGGTCACCGACCCGGTACGCCTGCACCGGACACGCGTCGTTCGTGCCGAGCAGCACCGCACCGGGAGGCACGGCGCGAGATCCTTCTTTGTGCGCGGTGAGGGCCGAATAGGAGGCCCCCGCTGGTCCGAAGATCGGGTCGGTCGCCGCATCCGCCGTCGCTGAGACCTGCGACGCACTCGTCGGCTCTGGGGTGTCGAGGCCGACCGTGCCGCCCAGCATGCGGGTCACGACGCCGATGCCGTAGCAGGTGAAGAACGCCGCCGTGCGGCCGTCGAGCGCCGCTCGCGCGATGCGCTCCAGGTCGCGTTCGACGCGCACCTGCACGTCGGACTTGGCCGCGTCGGTGACGTTGAAGGGGGAGCCGCCGATGACGAATCCGGCGTAGGAGTCGAGGGCGCGCTCGGGCAGCTCATCGCTCAGCAGGTCGATGCGATCGAGGTCGCCCGTGCTCACGCCGAGGGCGCGCTGGAACGACGCGTGCTCGGCCGTCGCTGCTTCCAGCTCAGGGCGCACGCAGACATAGGCAAGCGGCGGCATCCCGCGATTCTAAGCGAGGGGGATCGTGGGCCGGAAAACGGGTCAGCGCGACGAGTTCGCGGTGCGTCCGCGGATGATGCCGATGAACGTCTCGACATCCGCTGTCGTCCGTGCCGCAGGCCACGCGAAGCCGACGGGGGCGCGGGGACCACCGCGCAGCACTCGGTACCCGGCGTCCTTGCGGTGATGCAGTCGGGCGAGCGACATCGGCACGACCACGATGCCGACCCCGGCGGCGACCGTCGCGATCGCATCCTGCGTGGTGTTCAGGGGCTGCACGGTGCTCGGCCGCGTGCCGGGAAGATCCAGCGGCCCGAGCACGTCCTCGTGTGTCGTCAGCACGACTTCACCCGCGAGGTCGGCGATGTCGAGTTCCTCGGCCGCCATGAGGTGAGACTCGGCCGAGGCGACGACGACAGGAAGCTCCTCGTACAGCGGGATGACCTGGAGCTCGGGATCCGTCAGCGGAAGACGGACGAGCGCCGCATCGATCCGTTCATCGGCGAACGCCTGCTCCTGCGCCTGCGCGCTCAGCTCGACGATCTCGATCGCGACGTGCGGCATCCGCTGCTTCCAGGTGTCGACCCAGCGGCCGACCGTGGCTCCGGGCACGATGCCCAGACGGAAAACGCGCGGCTCCTCTTCGACCACGTCCGGGCGCTGATCGAAGACGACAGGCGCCTTCTTTGCGGGCGCCTTCGCGCGCGAGCCTGACGGACTCTTCCCGGATCGGCCGCCCCCGGCCTTCTTGGGGCTGCCTGCGCCCGACTTCCGCGCAGGAGGTCGCCCCGAGCGGCGCGGTCGGTTTCCGGAGCTGGCCATGATTCGAGCGTACTCGTCGTGGCGTCCGCGCTTCGGCGGGAACGATCAGGCGGCGAGCCAGAGCCCGCGACGGTCCGTCGCGATCGCGGCACCCGCCGGCACGGTCTCGTCGTCTCCGATGCGCGCACCGCGGGCGATGCGCGCTCCTGCACCGACGTCCGTGCGGACACCGACGTGCGCGCCATCCGCGATCACTGCGCCCTCGCCGATGCGCGCGTGCGCTTCGACGCGTGCGCCGACGCCGACGGCCGCGTTCGGTTCGATCCAGGCACCGCGTCCGATGAATGCGTGCGCGCCGATCTTGGCGCCCGGTTCGACATAGGCGCCTGCTTCGACAACCGCCTGCGGGTGCACCTTGGCACCGTGCGCGATGAAGCCACGCCCGTTGGCGTGTTTGCGGTATCGCAGCACGTCGCCGCGGTCGTCTTCGATGTCGATGTAGTTCTTACCCACGAAATCCTCCCGTGCCCGGAATCCTCCGGCACTAGAAGGTAACGACAGACCTAGGTGGGGTATTCCAGGGATCGCAGATGCGGATGAGGGCGGGCGTGTCGGAGTTACCGCTGGCAGCGGGGACACCAGAAGGTGATCCGCTCCTCGGTCTCGACAGCGCCGAGTTCGCCGGTCTCGATGAGCGTTCCGCACCGGCGGCACGCGCGGTGTGCGCGGCCGTAGACCCACGTGCGATGCCCAGGGCGGGCAATGCCGGTGAAGGTGCGCTCGCTGCGTTCGATGTTGGCGCGGATCGTGCGCGCCCCGAGATCGACCAGTGCCCGTGCATCGACATCCGACGCGGGAGCCGTGGGCAGCACCCCGCGCAGAAAGAGAAGCTCGGCGGCGTACTCGTTGCCGAACCCCGCGACGTTGCGCTGATCGAGGAGGGCGACGTGGATGCTGCGCGCGTCGGAGTTCACGCGGCGGGCGGCCTCCGCCGGATCCCAGTCGTCCTGCAGCGGATCGGGGCCGAGATGGCCGATCAGCGATTCTTCTTCGCGGGTGGGAACGAGCGCCAGCATGGACACCTCGAATCCCACGGTCTCGGCGTGGTCTGTGGCGATGACGGCCCGCGCCTGGTGGGCCGGCGCTCGCCACCGCTCACCCGGGCGGTACACATGCCAGGACCCGTCCATGCGCAGGTGC
The DNA window shown above is from Microbacterium keratanolyticum and carries:
- a CDS encoding glutaminase, translated to MTTTRTLIADARRILSDVPQEALGVDKISRWRAPRIVRVGAAWHIGVLLIDESRVLATAEVLRAADPGRRGYTAESARARAERRAQALRGGFTAGETVHVGWEEIDVDAVDRGSSSGPLALIDGVPSVRWSSTGGYMPLEGYLRERIALLRGDGL
- a CDS encoding transferase, with the protein product MGKNYIDIEDDRGDVLRYRKHANGRGFIAHGAKVHPQAVVEAGAYVEPGAKIGAHAFIGRGAWIEPNAAVGVGARVEAHARIGEGAVIADGAHVGVRTDVGAGARIARGARIGDDETVPAGAAIATDRRGLWLAA
- a CDS encoding cation:proton antiporter, producing the protein MTPNDAALVLIPALAVVAPLLARMLRPLLRVPIVVFELLLGILVGPAVLGWIAPHDVIDTLADFGLAMLFFIAGTEIVFAGIRRATLARASLGWLLSLAAGIGIGLFFAPGEGMVVVGIALSSTALGTLLPILRDTGDLPTPFGVAVTAIGAVGEFLPLVAISIFLSTRTTLTAALVLVGFVVLSIVAIVIARRAPHGQLHGIVRATLHTSEQFGVRFVLMLIAALVVLSLVLDLDMLLGAFVAGIVWRLVMARAPEADGEAIESKVEAIAFGFLVPIFFLSTGVNFDLDALVSDPAVLALVPIFLVALLVIRGAAAQLSAPTGSSVRDRGALGLFAATGLPIIVAVTAIGVEQQMLDSGVAAALVGAGMLSVLLFPVLAMSLRGERVPAAVPQGEL
- a CDS encoding glutamine amidotransferase-related protein, translated to MPPLAYVCVRPELEAATAEHASFQRALGVSTGDLDRIDLLSDELPERALDSYAGFVIGGSPFNVTDAAKSDVQVRVERDLERIARAALDGRTAAFFTCYGIGVVTRMLGGTVGLDTPEPTSASQVSATADAATDPIFGPAGASYSALTAHKEGSRAVPPGAVLLGTNDACPVQAYRVGDRLYATQFHPEPTPRDFADRMHFYRSTGYFDPTAFDAVAAAVLQADVTEPPQLLRRFAQTFAV
- a CDS encoding Fpg/Nei family DNA glycosylase, which codes for MPEGDTVFRAARRLNRALQGDEVTRFDLRVPALATADLRGEIVHEVVPRGKHLLHRIGDMTLRSHLRMDGSWHVYRPGERWRAPAHQARAVIATDHAETVGFEVSMLALVPTREEESLIGHLGPDPLQDDWDPAEAARRVNSDARSIHVALLDQRNVAGFGNEYAAELLFLRGVLPTAPASDVDARALVDLGARTIRANIERSERTFTGIARPGHRTWVYGRAHRACRRCGTLIETGELGAVETEERITFWCPRCQR
- a CDS encoding LysR substrate-binding domain-containing protein, with translation MASSGNRPRRSGRPPARKSGAGSPKKAGGGRSGKSPSGSRAKAPAKKAPVVFDQRPDVVEEEPRVFRLGIVPGATVGRWVDTWKQRMPHVAIEIVELSAQAQEQAFADERIDAALVRLPLTDPELQVIPLYEELPVVVASAESHLMAAEELDIADLAGEVVLTTHEDVLGPLDLPGTRPSTVQPLNTTQDAIATVAAGVGIVVVPMSLARLHHRKDAGYRVLRGGPRAPVGFAWPAARTTADVETFIGIIRGRTANSSR